A section of the Rhodobacter sp. genome encodes:
- a CDS encoding low specificity L-threonine aldolase, with amino-acid sequence MFFASDNTSGVPDPILAALGRANAGFAMGYGADALMDRVRASIRATFEAPEAEVFLVATGTAANSLAIATQVQPWSAIYCHRHAHIEEDECNAPEFYAGGAKLTLLDGTDAKIDADAFEAAIDAAPGGVHHAQPGILSLTNLTERGARYSVAEITRLAAIAHAHGLPVHLDGARFANALVAEGCTPAEMTWRAGVDVLSFGGTKNGLMGVEAVVLFDPARGGTNRAWEFELRRKRGGHLFSKHRYLSAQMDAYLTDDLWLSLARTANDRAARLESGLRGAGARLVHARGGNMMFAEFPLKAHAALRAAGAMYYDWPAPPPHGAGPDHPHQCRLVTSWSTTEAHVDQFIATLTAAL; translated from the coding sequence ATGTTCTTTGCCTCTGACAACACCTCGGGCGTGCCCGATCCGATCCTTGCCGCGCTGGGACGCGCGAACGCGGGCTTCGCGATGGGTTACGGCGCCGATGCGCTGATGGATCGGGTCCGCGCCAGCATCCGCGCCACCTTCGAGGCGCCCGAGGCCGAGGTCTTTCTGGTCGCCACCGGCACCGCCGCGAATTCGCTGGCCATCGCCACCCAGGTGCAGCCCTGGAGCGCGATCTACTGTCACCGTCATGCGCATATCGAGGAAGACGAGTGCAACGCGCCCGAGTTCTACGCCGGCGGCGCCAAGTTGACGCTGCTCGACGGCACCGACGCCAAGATCGACGCGGACGCGTTCGAGGCGGCGATCGACGCGGCGCCCGGTGGCGTGCACCACGCCCAGCCCGGCATCCTGTCGCTGACCAACCTCACCGAACGCGGCGCGCGCTATTCCGTGGCCGAGATCACCCGCCTGGCCGCGATCGCCCACGCCCACGGCCTGCCCGTGCATCTGGACGGCGCGCGCTTTGCCAACGCGCTGGTGGCCGAGGGCTGCACGCCGGCCGAAATGACCTGGCGCGCCGGGGTCGATGTGCTGTCGTTCGGCGGCACAAAGAACGGGTTGATGGGGGTCGAGGCCGTGGTGCTGTTCGATCCCGCCCGGGGCGGCACCAACCGCGCCTGGGAGTTCGAGTTGCGCCGCAAGCGCGGCGGGCACCTGTTTTCCAAGCATCGCTATCTGTCGGCCCAGATGGACGCCTATCTGACCGACGATCTATGGCTGTCGCTGGCGCGCACCGCCAACGACCGGGCCGCGCGGCTGGAATCGGGGCTGCGCGGCGCCGGGGCGCGGCTGGTCCACGCGCGCGGCGGCAACATGATGTTCGCCGAATTCCCGCTGAAGGCGCACGCCGCGCTCAGGGCCGCGGGGGCGATGTATTACGACTGGCCCGCGCCCCCGCCCCACGGCGCCGGGCCCGACCACCCGCACCAATGCCGCCTGGTGACCTCGTGGTCCACCACCGAGGCGCATGTGGATCAGTTCATCGCCACGTTGACCGCCGCGCTCTGA
- a CDS encoding MFS transporter yields MTGRERTSWAAVAVVVLSGAFASAQVGKLPAALPLIRADLGFGLVAAGFVLSMFNVLGMAVAVLFGGLADRLGRVRLVAGGFACIALGGALGALAPSLGLLIVSRLVEGVGFIAVTVSLPFVLVAASALRDQGLVLGVWSIYHPTGMAVAMLSAPVLLHLMGWRALWWLIVALVPLIAWAVLAQMRRLDLPQPRGGPFLHLAAEALRTRGFQLIAAVFLAYAFQWVTLMAWLPTFLTESFGADLGFAALMTALVVLVNVPGCLFGGALIRKGGRAGPMILIGTAIMAVCTLGIFLPGPPVWARLALCLTFSFAGGLVPPSLFSAVPRFAPSIRHVGAGNGMLMQGSALGQFIGAPLVAFAVARGNGDWSHALGPMLGFAALTALAGWALGRADRGVRP; encoded by the coding sequence ATGACAGGCAGAGAGCGCACATCCTGGGCCGCGGTGGCGGTGGTGGTGCTGTCGGGGGCCTTTGCCTCGGCGCAGGTCGGCAAACTGCCCGCCGCGCTGCCGCTGATCCGCGCCGATCTGGGCTTTGGCCTGGTCGCGGCGGGATTCGTGCTGTCGATGTTCAATGTGCTGGGCATGGCGGTTGCGGTGCTGTTCGGCGGGCTGGCCGACCGGCTGGGTCGGGTGCGGCTGGTGGCCGGCGGCTTTGCCTGTATCGCGCTGGGCGGCGCGCTGGGGGCGCTGGCGCCGTCGCTGGGGCTGCTGATCGTCAGCCGCCTGGTCGAGGGGGTCGGCTTTATCGCCGTGACGGTTTCGCTGCCCTTCGTGCTGGTCGCCGCCTCGGCTCTGCGCGACCAGGGGCTGGTGCTGGGGGTCTGGAGCATCTACCACCCCACCGGCATGGCGGTGGCCATGCTGTCGGCACCGGTCCTGCTGCACCTCATGGGGTGGCGCGCGCTGTGGTGGCTGATCGTCGCGCTGGTGCCGCTGATCGCCTGGGCGGTTCTTGCGCAGATGCGCCGGCTGGACCTGCCGCAACCGCGCGGTGGCCCGTTCCTGCATCTGGCGGCCGAGGCGCTGCGGACGCGCGGCTTTCAACTGATCGCGGCGGTGTTTCTGGCCTATGCGTTCCAGTGGGTGACGCTGATGGCCTGGCTGCCGACCTTCCTGACGGAAAGCTTCGGCGCGGACCTGGGCTTTGCGGCGCTGATGACGGCGCTGGTGGTGCTGGTGAACGTGCCGGGCTGCCTGTTCGGCGGGGCGCTGATCCGCAAGGGCGGACGCGCCGGGCCGATGATCCTGATCGGCACGGCGATCATGGCGGTGTGCACGCTGGGCATCTTCCTGCCTGGCCCGCCGGTCTGGGCCCGGCTGGCGCTGTGCCTGACGTTCTCGTTCGCGGGCGGCCTGGTCCCGCCCAGCCTGTTCAGCGCGGTGCCGCGCTTCGCGCCCTCGATCCGGCATGTCGGCGCGGGCAACGGGATGCTGATGCAGGGCTCGGCGCTGGGCCAGTTCATCGGCGCGCCGCTGGTCGCCTTCGCCGTCGCCCGCGGCAACGGCGACTGGAGCCACGCGCTGGGCCCGATGCTGGGCTTCGCGGCATTGACCGCGCTGGCCGGCTGGGCGCTGGGCCGCGCCGACCGCGGCGTCAGGCCCTGA
- a CDS encoding MaoC family dehydratase — translation MLDTRPNDNLPRGTICIEDLEVGLSRHLRKEVTDRDIELFAEVSTDRNPVHLDDDYARDTIFEGRIAHGMLTAGLISAVIGEQLPGHGTIYMGQSLKFLAPVRPGDVVLAEVTVREIDYPRRRVTLDCRCTVGNTTVLKGEALVLAPSRKFD, via the coding sequence ATGCTCGACACCCGCCCGAACGACAATCTGCCCCGCGGCACGATCTGCATCGAGGATCTGGAAGTCGGCCTGTCACGCCACCTGCGCAAGGAAGTGACCGACCGCGATATCGAGCTTTTCGCCGAGGTCTCGACCGACCGCAACCCGGTGCACCTGGACGACGACTATGCCCGCGATACGATCTTCGAGGGGCGCATCGCGCACGGGATGCTGACCGCCGGGCTGATTTCGGCCGTGATCGGCGAACAATTGCCCGGCCACGGCACGATCTACATGGGCCAAAGCCTGAAGTTCCTGGCCCCCGTCCGCCCCGGCGACGTGGTGCTGGCCGAGGTCACGGTGCGCGAGATCGACTACCCCAGGCGCCGGGTGACCCTTGATTGTCGCTGCACGGTGGGCAATACCACGGTCCTGAAGGGCGAGGCGCTGGTTCTGGCGCCCAGCCGCAAGTTCGACTGA
- a CDS encoding DUF1294 domain-containing protein — protein sequence MRVFAITVAPPSRPRFCPVAGRARPLAAIVFQACFAYDDPKPSDHPRRHETPVFETFVIVYLVLLNVAAFWAFAHDKRAAIAGARRISEDRLLALAFLGGSIGAKLGQLLLRHKIRKEPFRQQLNGILAVQIVAMAAVLTIYVVQTGTAPR from the coding sequence ATGCGGGTGTTTGCGATAACGGTTGCGCCCCCATCGCGGCCCCGGTTTTGCCCTGTCGCGGGCCGGGCGCGCCCTCTTGCGGCCATTGTGTTTCAGGCCTGCTTTGCCTATGACGACCCGAAACCTTCCGACCACCCCAGACGACACGAGACGCCGGTGTTCGAAACTTTTGTGATTGTCTATCTTGTCCTCCTCAACGTCGCCGCGTTCTGGGCCTTTGCCCATGACAAGCGCGCGGCGATCGCGGGTGCGCGGCGCATCTCCGAGGACCGGCTGCTGGCGTTGGCCTTTCTGGGCGGGTCGATCGGGGCCAAGCTGGGGCAGTTGCTGCTGCGCCACAAGATCCGCAAAGAGCCGTTTCGCCAACAGTTGAACGGCATCCTGGCGGTGCAGATCGTCGCCATGGCGGCGGTGCTGACGATCTACGTCGTGCAGACCGGCACCGCGCCGCGATGA
- a CDS encoding class I SAM-dependent methyltransferase: MSLYDRFILPPLIRCACSVKPIDRLRARVVPGAAGRVLEIGAGAGLNLRHYDRARVTEVLGLDVSAPLLRQAEVEAARLGLPFTPLLLDAAAIPLPAESVDTVLVTFTLCSIALLSPALADMRRVLRPGGRLLFLEHGRAPDPGVARAQRWVEPLWKPLAGGCHLTRDPVAELERAGFVLERLEQAYLRHVWRGVGYVSEGVARIG, translated from the coding sequence ATGTCGCTCTATGATCGGTTCATCCTGCCGCCCCTGATCCGCTGTGCCTGTTCGGTGAAACCGATCGACCGGCTCAGGGCCAGGGTCGTGCCGGGGGCCGCGGGCCGGGTGCTGGAGATTGGCGCGGGCGCGGGGCTGAACCTGCGCCACTACGACCGTGCGCGCGTGACCGAGGTGCTGGGGCTCGATGTCTCGGCGCCCCTGCTGCGCCAGGCCGAGGTCGAGGCGGCGCGCCTGGGCCTGCCGTTCACGCCGCTTCTGCTGGACGCCGCCGCGATCCCGCTGCCGGCCGAGTCGGTCGATACCGTGTTGGTGACCTTTACGCTGTGTTCCATCGCTTTGCTGAGCCCGGCGCTGGCGGACATGCGCCGCGTGCTGCGCCCGGGTGGGCGGCTTCTGTTCCTGGAACACGGCCGCGCGCCCGATCCCGGCGTCGCCCGCGCGCAACGCTGGGTCGAACCCCTGTGGAAGCCGCTGGCGGGCGGCTGTCATCTGACGCGCGACCCGGTCGCGGAACTGGAGCGCGCAGGCTTCGTGCTGGAGCGGCTGGAGCAGGCCTATCTGCGCCACGTCTGGCGCGGGGTGGGCTATGTCAGCGAGGGGGTCGCGCGGATCGGCTAG
- a CDS encoding cupin domain-containing protein, with the protein MADSYLLTAAAIAAMPGLDKTHFLNPNARRINKSLGDATGLTGLGVHVIEVAPGAETTEYHRHHHEDEAVYVLSGSATATIGDADHAIGPGDFIGYRKGGLAHTIVNTGTEVLRLLVVGQRLAQDVGDYPRLGKRIYRNAGMAADVVAHAAIEHPVVGAKT; encoded by the coding sequence ATGGCCGATTCCTACCTGCTGACCGCCGCGGCGATCGCCGCGATGCCGGGTCTCGACAAGACGCATTTCCTGAATCCCAACGCCCGCCGGATCAACAAGTCGCTGGGCGACGCCACCGGCCTGACCGGGCTGGGCGTGCATGTGATCGAGGTCGCGCCCGGGGCCGAGACCACCGAATATCACCGCCATCACCACGAGGACGAAGCGGTCTACGTTCTGTCCGGCAGCGCCACGGCGACGATCGGCGATGCCGACCACGCCATCGGCCCCGGGGATTTCATCGGCTACCGCAAGGGCGGGCTGGCGCATACGATCGTCAACACCGGGACCGAGGTTCTGCGCCTGCTGGTCGTGGGCCAACGCCTGGCGCAGGACGTGGGCGACTATCCCCGGCTGGGCAAGCGCATCTATCGCAACGCCGGAATGGCGGCGGATGTCGTGGCGCACGCGGCCATCGAGCACCCGGTGGTCGGCGCAAAGACCTGA
- a CDS encoding bifunctional riboflavin kinase/FAD synthetase — translation MQTLTTWTGLETGARGASAAMGNFDGVHRGHQAVIDAARRPGVPLGVVTFEPHPRQVFAPDAPPFRLMNAEARRNRLEKLGVDLLFELPFTRDLAALPPESFARDVLAAGLGLSHVVVGADFQFGKGRAGTAETLRAHGQEFGFDVTILPIVGSEDGAISSTAIRQALSLGRVRDAAEMLGHRHRIDGAVLHGEKRGRELGYPTANMAVEGLHLPKLGVYAVKVDVLGGAFAGCYDGVASLGVRPMFGVNAPNFEVHLFDFQGDLYGQHLSVALVDYLRPEARFDGLQALIDQMDEDSRQARALLARL, via the coding sequence ATGCAGACACTCACCACCTGGACCGGACTAGAGACAGGCGCGCGGGGCGCCTCGGCCGCCATGGGCAATTTCGACGGCGTGCATCGCGGCCACCAGGCGGTGATCGACGCCGCGCGCCGACCGGGCGTGCCGCTGGGTGTGGTCACCTTCGAACCGCACCCGCGCCAGGTCTTTGCCCCCGACGCACCGCCCTTCCGCCTGATGAACGCCGAGGCGCGGCGCAACCGGCTGGAAAAGCTGGGCGTGGACCTGCTGTTCGAGCTGCCCTTCACCCGCGATCTGGCCGCCCTGCCCCCCGAATCGTTCGCCCGCGACGTGCTGGCCGCCGGGCTGGGCCTGTCGCATGTCGTCGTCGGCGCGGATTTCCAGTTCGGCAAGGGCCGCGCCGGAACCGCCGAAACCCTGCGCGCCCATGGCCAGGAATTCGGCTTTGACGTCACCATCCTGCCGATCGTCGGCAGCGAGGACGGCGCGATCTCGTCCACGGCGATCCGTCAGGCGCTCAGCCTGGGCCGCGTGCGCGACGCGGCCGAGATGCTGGGTCACCGCCACCGGATCGACGGCGCGGTGCTGCACGGCGAGAAACGCGGCCGCGAGTTGGGCTATCCGACGGCGAACATGGCGGTCGAGGGGCTGCACCTGCCGAAACTGGGCGTCTACGCCGTCAAGGTCGATGTGCTGGGTGGCGCCTTTGCCGGTTGCTACGACGGCGTCGCCTCGCTGGGGGTGCGGCCGATGTTCGGCGTGAACGCCCCGAACTTCGAGGTCCATCTGTTCGACTTTCAGGGCGATCTCTATGGTCAGCACCTGTCCGTCGCCCTGGTCGATTACCTGCGCCCCGAGGCCCGGTTCGACGGCCTTCAGGCGCTGATCGACCAGATGGACGAGGACAGCCGCCAGGCCCGCGCCCTGCTGGCCCGGTTGTGA
- a CDS encoding NAD(P)H-dependent oxidoreductase, with amino-acid sequence MTLTLKIVIGSTRPGRKGPQIADWVAGQARAQGGFDVEVVDLAAIALPLLDEVEHPVKRAYQHAHTQTWSAIVDSADAFVFVSPEYDFFAPASLVNAVQTLLHEWRYKPAAIVSYGGASGGLRAAQVLRGLLGNVGMMAIPQGVMLPGFAAHLHDDGFQPPQIAADSAGVMLAELAKWAGALKPLRA; translated from the coding sequence ATGACCCTGACCCTGAAGATCGTCATCGGATCCACGCGCCCCGGGCGAAAGGGCCCGCAGATCGCCGACTGGGTGGCCGGCCAGGCGCGCGCGCAGGGCGGTTTCGATGTCGAGGTGGTGGACCTGGCGGCAATCGCGCTGCCGCTGCTCGACGAGGTCGAGCACCCCGTCAAGCGCGCCTATCAGCACGCGCACACGCAGACCTGGTCGGCCATCGTGGACAGCGCCGACGCCTTTGTCTTTGTCTCGCCGGAATACGATTTCTTTGCCCCCGCGTCGCTGGTCAACGCGGTGCAGACGCTGTTGCACGAATGGCGCTACAAGCCGGCGGCGATCGTCAGCTACGGCGGGGCCTCGGGCGGTTTGCGCGCGGCGCAGGTCCTGCGCGGGTTGCTGGGCAATGTCGGCATGATGGCGATCCCGCAGGGCGTCATGCTGCCGGGGTTCGCCGCGCATCTGCACGACGACGGGTTCCAGCCGCCCCAGATCGCCGCCGACAGCGCCGGCGTCATGCTGGCCGAACTGGCGAAATGGGCCGGCGCGCTGAAGCCGCTCAGGGCCTGA
- the gap gene encoding type I glyceraldehyde-3-phosphate dehydrogenase: MTTTLAINGFGRIGRLVLRALMDQKRDDLRVVAINDLGPVETNAHLMRFDSVHGRFPGEVTTGPDWMDVGQGPIRVSALRNPADLPWQDVDVVLECTGVFTDAEKARVHLQNGATRVLVSAPSKGADATIVYGVNHDSLTPAHRVISNASCTTNCLSPVAKVLHDTVGITKGFMTTIHSYTGDQPTLDTLHRDLYRARAAALSMIPTSTGAARAVGLVLPALDGKLDGVAIRVPTPNVSAVDLTIEAARATSMEEINAALVAAAAAGPLKGILGITEARNVSIDFNHDNRSSIVALDQTRVLGGTMVRVLAWYDNEWGFSNRMLDTAAAIARLG; this comes from the coding sequence ATGACCACCACCCTTGCCATCAACGGGTTCGGACGCATCGGTCGCCTGGTGCTGCGGGCGCTGATGGACCAGAAGCGGGACGACCTGCGCGTCGTCGCCATCAACGACCTGGGCCCGGTCGAAACCAACGCCCATCTGATGCGCTTCGACAGCGTGCACGGCCGGTTCCCCGGCGAGGTGACCACCGGCCCAGACTGGATGGACGTGGGCCAGGGCCCGATCCGCGTGAGCGCCCTGCGCAATCCCGCCGATCTGCCCTGGCAGGACGTCGATGTGGTGCTGGAATGCACCGGCGTCTTCACCGACGCCGAAAAGGCGCGCGTGCATTTGCAGAACGGTGCCACGCGAGTGCTGGTCTCGGCGCCGTCCAAGGGCGCGGATGCCACCATCGTCTACGGGGTCAACCACGACTCGCTGACGCCCGCGCACCGCGTGATCTCGAACGCCTCGTGCACGACCAACTGCCTGAGCCCGGTGGCCAAGGTGCTGCACGACACCGTCGGCATCACCAAAGGGTTCATGACGACGATCCATTCCTACACCGGCGACCAGCCCACGCTGGACACGCTGCACCGGGACCTTTACCGCGCCCGCGCCGCCGCGCTCAGCATGATCCCCACCTCGACCGGGGCGGCCCGGGCGGTGGGGCTGGTGCTGCCGGCGCTGGACGGAAAGCTTGACGGGGTGGCGATCCGGGTGCCCACGCCCAATGTCTCGGCGGTGGACCTGACCATCGAGGCCGCGCGCGCCACCTCGATGGAAGAGATCAACGCCGCGCTCGTCGCCGCCGCCGCCGCGGGCCCGCTGAAGGGCATCCTGGGCATCACCGAGGCCAGGAATGTCTCGATCGACTTCAACCACGACAACCGCTCGTCCATTGTCGCGCTGGACCAGACGCGGGTGCTGGGGGGCACCATGGTGCGGGTGCTGGCCTGGTATGACAACGAATGGGGCTTTTCCAACCGGATGCTCGACACCGCCGCCGCCATCGCCAGGCTGGGCTGA
- a CDS encoding TIGR01459 family HAD-type hydrolase has product MTQLVPTLSEIAPAYDVLYCDLWGCLHNGKALFPEAVAALQAFRRRGGAVVLLTNAPRTRHAVKRRLDAMGLPEDAYDVIAASGDATQVAMLQGAAGRKLWHLGPGKDEDLFTLIPDWLQDQPPITRVPLDEAEGILCTGPFDEFTETPEDYRARFLSAKVRGLRMLNANPDLVVDVGDTRIYCAGALAQLYEAMGGEVLSFGKPYPPIYDFARNQLAARGITYDPDAVLAIGDGVRTDIRGAQAEGIDAVFVTGGLESHRFGADPANPDPQSLADWLAAEDLHPRYAMGRLR; this is encoded by the coding sequence GTGACCCAGCTTGTGCCCACGCTGTCCGAGATCGCCCCGGCCTATGACGTGCTCTATTGCGATCTCTGGGGGTGCCTGCACAACGGCAAGGCCCTGTTCCCCGAGGCGGTCGCCGCGTTGCAGGCCTTTCGGCGCCGGGGCGGCGCGGTGGTGCTGCTGACGAACGCGCCGCGCACCCGCCACGCGGTCAAGCGCCGGCTCGACGCGATGGGCCTGCCCGAGGACGCCTATGACGTCATCGCCGCCTCGGGCGATGCGACGCAGGTGGCGATGCTGCAAGGGGCCGCCGGGCGCAAGCTGTGGCATCTGGGCCCGGGCAAGGACGAGGACCTGTTCACCCTGATTCCCGACTGGTTGCAAGATCAGCCGCCGATCACGCGCGTCCCGCTGGACGAGGCCGAGGGCATCCTGTGCACCGGCCCCTTCGACGAATTCACCGAAACCCCCGAGGATTACCGCGCCCGATTCCTGTCGGCCAAGGTGCGCGGCCTCAGGATGCTGAACGCGAACCCTGACCTGGTGGTGGATGTGGGTGACACCCGCATCTATTGCGCCGGCGCGCTGGCCCAGCTCTACGAGGCGATGGGCGGCGAGGTCCTGTCCTTTGGCAAGCCCTATCCGCCGATCTACGATTTCGCCCGCAACCAGTTGGCGGCGCGCGGGATCACCTATGACCCCGACGCGGTCCTGGCCATCGGCGACGGTGTGCGCACCGACATCCGCGGCGCCCAGGCCGAGGGGATCGACGCGGTCTTTGTGACCGGCGGGCTCGAATCGCACCGCTTTGGCGCCGATCCCGCGAACCCCGACCCGCAATCGCTGGCCGACTGGCTGGCGGCCGAAGACCTGCATCCGCGCTATGCCATGGGGCGCCTGCGCTGA
- a CDS encoding aminopeptidase, translating to MQNPIDPVKLDRLAEVAVRVGLNLQPGQDLVLTASVGALPLVRRIAEHAYRAGAGLVTPILSDDAVTLARYRNAPEAAFDASAGWLYDGMAAAFDKGAARLAIAGGDPMLLSSEDPDRVSRANRAMAMAYAAARDRITRFATNWTIVAWPDEAWARLVSPDLPPEQAQRVLAEAIFAASRVDSDDAVARWQAHNTELGRRSSWLNGRNFAALRFTGPGTDLEVGLAEGHKWIAGATETTSGILCNPNIPTEEVFTTPHRLRVSGTVSATKPLSHQGTLIENIQVRFEDGRIVQANASRGEAVLNKVLDTDDGARRLGEVALVPHASPISQSGLLFYNTLFDENAASHIALGQCYATCFHGGETMDAAEVGRRGGNTSAIHIDWMIGSGQIDIDGVTQDGARVPVMRQGAWA from the coding sequence ATGCAGAACCCCATCGACCCCGTCAAACTGGACCGCCTTGCCGAAGTCGCCGTGCGCGTCGGCTTGAACCTGCAACCGGGGCAGGACCTGGTGCTGACGGCCTCGGTCGGGGCGCTGCCGCTGGTGCGGCGAATCGCCGAGCACGCCTATCGCGCGGGGGCCGGGCTGGTGACCCCGATCCTGTCGGATGACGCGGTGACGCTGGCCCGCTACCGCAACGCCCCCGAGGCGGCCTTCGATGCATCGGCCGGCTGGCTCTATGACGGCATGGCGGCGGCCTTTGACAAGGGCGCGGCGCGGCTGGCGATCGCGGGCGGCGATCCGATGTTGCTGTCGTCCGAGGACCCCGACCGCGTGTCCCGCGCGAACCGGGCGATGGCGATGGCCTATGCCGCCGCGCGCGACCGCATCACCCGCTTCGCCACGAACTGGACCATCGTCGCCTGGCCGGACGAGGCCTGGGCCCGGCTCGTCTCGCCCGATCTGCCGCCCGAGCAGGCGCAGCGCGTGCTGGCCGAGGCGATCTTCGCCGCCTCGCGCGTGGACAGCGACGACGCGGTCGCCCGCTGGCAGGCCCACAACACCGAACTGGGCCGCCGGTCGTCCTGGCTGAACGGCCGGAACTTTGCCGCGCTGCGCTTTACCGGACCCGGCACCGATCTCGAGGTGGGGCTGGCCGAGGGCCACAAATGGATCGCCGGCGCGACGGAAACGACCTCGGGCATCCTGTGCAACCCGAACATTCCCACCGAGGAAGTCTTCACCACGCCGCACCGGCTGCGGGTGTCCGGCACCGTCAGCGCGACCAAGCCGCTGTCGCACCAGGGCACGCTGATCGAGAACATTCAGGTCCGGTTCGAGGACGGCCGGATCGTGCAGGCGAACGCCAGCCGTGGCGAGGCGGTCCTGAACAAGGTGCTGGACACCGACGACGGCGCGCGCCGCCTGGGCGAAGTGGCGCTGGTGCCCCACGCCTCGCCGATCTCGCAGTCGGGACTGCTGTTCTACAACACCCTCTTCGACGAGAACGCGGCCTCGCATATCGCGCTGGGGCAGTGCTATGCCACCTGCTTCCATGGCGGCGAGACGATGGACGCGGCCGAGGTCGGGCGCCGGGGCGGCAACACCAGCGCCATCCATATCGACTGGATGATCGGTTCGGGGCAGATCGACATCGACGGCGTGACGCAGGACGGCGCCCGCGTGCCGGTGATGCGGCAGGGCGCCTGGGCCTGA
- the gap gene encoding type I glyceraldehyde-3-phosphate dehydrogenase: protein MTITIGINGFGRIGRCTLAHIAESARNDVEVVAINATGPIETNAHLLKYDSVHGRFPGTVRVEGNTLDLGRGPIRVMSTYNPDELDWEGVDIVLECTGKFNDRAKASVHLGRGAKRVLVSAPAKNADKTIVYGVNHRALTTEHLVVSNGSCTTNCLAPLAKVLNDAIGIESGIMTTIHSYTGDQPTLDRRHKDLYRARAAAMAMIPTSTGAAKALGEVLPELAGKLDGTAIRVPTPNVSAVDLTFVAGKDVTVADVNEIMREAAAGAMGHVLAYDPEPKVSIDFNHTTHSSIFAPDQTKVVGGRTVRVLAWYDNEWGFSCRMADVAGAMGRLI, encoded by the coding sequence ATGACCATCACCATCGGCATCAACGGTTTCGGTCGCATCGGCCGCTGCACCCTCGCGCATATCGCCGAAAGCGCCCGCAATGATGTCGAGGTGGTCGCGATCAACGCCACCGGCCCGATCGAGACGAACGCCCACCTGCTGAAATACGATTCGGTCCATGGCCGCTTTCCCGGCACCGTCCGGGTCGAGGGCAACACCCTGGACCTGGGCCGCGGCCCGATCCGCGTGATGTCCACCTACAACCCCGACGAGCTGGACTGGGAGGGCGTGGACATCGTGCTGGAATGCACCGGCAAGTTCAACGACCGCGCCAAGGCCTCGGTGCATCTGGGCCGCGGTGCCAAACGGGTGCTGGTCTCGGCACCGGCCAAGAATGCCGACAAGACCATCGTCTACGGCGTCAACCACCGCGCGCTGACGACCGAACACCTGGTCGTGTCGAACGGGTCGTGCACCACCAACTGCCTGGCGCCGCTGGCCAAGGTCCTGAACGACGCCATCGGCATCGAATCGGGCATCATGACCACCATCCATTCCTATACCGGCGACCAGCCGACGCTGGACCGCCGCCACAAGGACCTCTACCGCGCCCGCGCCGCCGCCATGGCGATGATCCCCACCTCGACCGGCGCGGCCAAGGCCCTGGGCGAGGTCCTGCCGGAACTGGCGGGCAAGCTGGACGGCACCGCGATCCGCGTGCCCACGCCGAACGTCTCGGCGGTGGACCTGACCTTTGTCGCCGGCAAGGACGTCACCGTCGCCGACGTGAACGAGATCATGCGCGAGGCCGCCGCCGGCGCGATGGGTCATGTGCTGGCCTATGACCCCGAGCCCAAGGTCTCGATCGACTTCAACCACACCACGCATTCGTCGATCTTCGCCCCCGACCAGACCAAGGTTGTCGGCGGCCGCACCGTGCGCGTCCTGGCCTGGTATGACAACGAATGGGGCTTTTCGTGCCGCATGGCCGATGTCGCCGGCGCGATGGGCCGCCTGATCTGA
- a CDS encoding YcgN family cysteine cluster protein, which produces MTLRPRFWDTVPLADMTPREWEALCDGCGKCCLAKLEDADSGEVFFTNIACRLFDDTTCRCGQYALRKQIVPECVILRPETIDEVSYWMPRSCAYRRVHEGRGLADWHPLLSGDPDSVHRAGASVQGRTVPEYAIPEDDWEDHIIDEEI; this is translated from the coding sequence ATGACCCTGCGCCCCCGTTTCTGGGACACCGTCCCCCTGGCCGACATGACCCCCCGCGAGTGGGAGGCCCTTTGCGATGGCTGCGGCAAATGCTGCCTGGCCAAACTGGAAGACGCCGATTCGGGCGAGGTCTTCTTCACAAACATCGCCTGCCGGCTGTTCGACGACACGACCTGCCGCTGCGGCCAATACGCGCTGCGCAAGCAGATCGTGCCCGAATGCGTGATCCTGCGCCCCGAGACCATCGACGAGGTCAGCTACTGGATGCCCCGCAGTTGCGCCTATCGGCGCGTGCACGAAGGGCGCGGGCTTGCCGACTGGCACCCGTTGCTGTCGGGCGACCCCGACAGCGTCCACCGTGCCGGGGCCTCGGTCCAGGGCCGCACCGTGCCCGAATACGCCATCCCCGAGGACGACTGGGAAGACCACATCATCGACGAGGAAATCTGA